In Calidithermus timidus DSM 17022, the following are encoded in one genomic region:
- a CDS encoding molecular chaperone DnaJ, producing the protein MREEICPECQGCGYLEVVVGSYYSHSFGNYLPREECVRCGLCGGTGLVEAPEEEYATEEELVPA; encoded by the coding sequence ATGCGTGAGGAAATCTGTCCCGAGTGCCAGGGTTGTGGATACCTGGAGGTCGTCGTAGGCAGCTACTACAGCCATTCGTTCGGCAACTACCTGCCCCGCGAGGAATGCGTGCGGTGCGGGTTGTGCGGGGGCACGGGTCTGGTAGAAGCGCCCGAAGAGGAATATGCCACGGAAGAGGAGCTGGTACCGGCTTGA